In one window of Deinococcus terrestris DNA:
- a CDS encoding DUF421 domain-containing protein has translation MELFWSVLTDILTPQGGWSLRLILRIVLSSLLLLGYVIVLARIFGSRTFASFTSFDFLVNVAAGSLVASAILGNSIVESALSLLVLVLAQWGISAWGARSEAVQDTFDNSPVVLVENGQVREGAMRRSRVARATLEGKMREAGVTELSDVKFAVLESGGTISVVKA, from the coding sequence ATGGAACTGTTCTGGTCGGTCCTGACGGACATCCTGACGCCGCAGGGAGGCTGGTCGCTGCGGCTGATTCTGCGGATCGTCCTGAGTTCGCTGCTGCTGCTGGGCTACGTGATTGTCCTCGCCCGGATCTTCGGCTCGCGCACTTTCGCGTCCTTTACCTCCTTCGACTTTCTGGTCAACGTCGCGGCGGGGTCGCTGGTCGCCAGCGCCATCCTGGGCAACTCCATTGTCGAGTCGGCGCTGAGCCTGCTCGTGCTGGTGCTCGCGCAGTGGGGTATCTCGGCGTGGGGGGCGCGGTCGGAAGCGGTGCAGGACACCTTCGACAATTCCCCAGTCGTACTGGTCGAAAATGGGCAGGTGCGGGAAGGCGCGATGCGCCGCTCGCGGGTGGCCCGCGCCACCCTGGAAGGCAAGATGCGCGAGGCGGGCGTGACCGAATTGTCGGACGTAAAGTTCGCCGTGCTGGAATCGGGGGGGACCATCAGCGTCGTGAAGGCGTGA
- a CDS encoding GGDEF domain-containing protein: MPVPDRRRFTPPTLPGGAGGNVAEGLRRRLYLAALGVGAAVLALVWLLTWGRGPYDPYVLYVHPLLLLMCLWTAAWLLRGRPLVVAERVVFVSNVLAIAAQMALALIAPEQAALGLASSAYWMLVALSILSYLLLSARGALLVSAGLYALCVALPWTGLVLRGRGPGDLPELVRVQLTCGAILVLLYGLAWYRQHFLLERGERLTLEALANTDALTGLPNRRALYAAVERLLEAPGQPACLILLDLDHFKGINDRHGHNVGDAVLAQAAARLRGALRGTDTVGRWGGEEFLIVLPGADAPGASQVAERLRREIGASPFAEAGPVTASLGVAEARPGDDLDRWVARADVALYRAKAAGRDRVCVGGPPPPERARG; encoded by the coding sequence ATGCCCGTGCCGGACCGCCGCCGCTTCACGCCGCCGACCCTTCCCGGAGGAGCGGGGGGGAATGTGGCCGAGGGGCTCCGGCGCCGACTGTACCTCGCCGCGCTGGGAGTGGGGGCCGCCGTGCTCGCGCTGGTGTGGCTGCTGACCTGGGGGCGCGGACCTTATGACCCCTATGTGCTGTACGTCCACCCCCTGCTGCTACTCATGTGCCTGTGGACGGCTGCGTGGCTGCTGCGGGGGCGACCGCTGGTGGTGGCCGAACGGGTGGTGTTTGTCAGCAACGTGCTGGCGATCGCCGCGCAGATGGCCCTGGCCCTGATCGCCCCAGAGCAAGCGGCGCTGGGCCTGGCGAGTTCGGCCTACTGGATGCTGGTGGCGCTGTCCATCCTGAGCTACCTGCTGCTGAGTGCGCGGGGTGCGCTGCTGGTGTCGGCCGGGCTGTATGCCCTGTGTGTGGCGCTGCCCTGGACGGGTCTGGTCCTGCGCGGGCGCGGTCCCGGCGACCTGCCCGAGCTCGTGCGGGTGCAACTCACCTGCGGGGCCATCCTGGTGCTGCTCTACGGGCTGGCGTGGTACCGCCAGCATTTCCTGCTGGAGCGTGGGGAGCGCCTGACCCTGGAGGCGCTGGCGAACACCGACGCCCTGACCGGGCTCCCCAACCGCCGCGCCCTTTACGCGGCCGTCGAGCGGCTGCTGGAGGCCCCAGGCCAGCCCGCCTGCCTGATTCTGCTCGACCTCGACCACTTCAAGGGCATCAACGACCGCCACGGCCACAACGTCGGGGACGCGGTGCTGGCCCAGGCGGCGGCCCGGCTGCGCGGCGCCCTGCGCGGGACCGACACCGTGGGGCGCTGGGGCGGCGAGGAATTTCTGATCGTGCTGCCGGGCGCCGACGCGCCGGGAGCGAGTCAGGTCGCCGAGCGGCTGCGCCGGGAGATCGGCGCCTCCCCCTTTGCGGAGGCTGGCCCCGTGACCGCCAGCCTGGGAGTGGCCGAGGCCCGGCCCGGCGACGACCTCGACCGCTGGGTGGCCCGCGCCGACGTGGCCCTGTACCGCGCCAAGGCCGCCGGGCGCGACCGCGTCTGTGTGGGTGGCCCACCCCCCCCCGAGCGGGCGAGGGGGTAA
- a CDS encoding alpha/beta hydrolase, with translation MSLDPHLKEILLMMAAAPQPTGLEEMRAAVVANAARMPKRPVQIAGTRDMTVPGPASDLPARLYTPEGEGPHPLTVYFHGGGFVAYSIETHDSVCRELCAVANTAVLSVEYRLAPEHRFPAGVEDAYAALTWAAAHGEELGADTSRLALAGDSAGASLCIACTLLARDNGGPAIRAQLLIYPAADFVNTDRYPSRRENAEGYFLTEERMRFFGQMYLQDAAHGAHPHVSPLHAAELHDLPPALVMTAEFDPLRDEGAAYAQALQAAGVRAEHLPGPGMIHGFANMTALSPAAAGLLDQAAAWLGRELS, from the coding sequence ATGTCCCTCGACCCCCACCTCAAGGAAATCCTGCTGATGATGGCCGCCGCCCCCCAGCCCACCGGCCTGGAGGAGATGCGGGCTGCCGTGGTCGCCAACGCCGCCCGGATGCCGAAGCGCCCGGTCCAGATTGCTGGAACACGCGACATGACAGTTCCCGGCCCCGCCTCCGACCTCCCCGCCCGGCTGTACACCCCGGAGGGCGAGGGGCCGCACCCGCTCACGGTCTACTTCCACGGCGGCGGGTTTGTCGCCTACTCCATCGAGACGCATGACAGCGTGTGCCGGGAACTCTGCGCCGTGGCGAACACGGCCGTCCTGAGTGTCGAGTACCGCCTCGCGCCCGAGCACCGCTTTCCCGCCGGGGTGGAGGATGCCTACGCCGCGCTGACCTGGGCTGCCGCGCACGGGGAGGAGCTGGGGGCGGACACCTCGCGCCTCGCCCTGGCCGGGGACAGCGCGGGCGCGAGCCTGTGTATCGCCTGCACCCTGCTGGCGAGGGACAACGGTGGTCCCGCGATCCGTGCCCAACTGCTGATCTATCCGGCGGCCGACTTCGTGAACACGGACCGTTACCCCAGCCGCCGGGAGAATGCGGAGGGCTACTTCCTGACCGAAGAGCGGATGCGCTTTTTCGGGCAGATGTACCTCCAGGACGCCGCCCACGGTGCCCACCCCCATGTCTCGCCCCTCCATGCCGCCGAGTTGCATGACCTCCCACCCGCCCTGGTAATGACCGCCGAGTTCGACCCCCTGCGCGACGAGGGCGCAGCCTACGCGCAGGCTCTTCAGGCGGCGGGTGTCCGCGCCGAGCACCTTCCCGGCCCCGGCATGATCCACGGCTTTGCCAACATGACGGCCCTCTCGCCCGCTGCCGCCGGGCTGCTCGACCAGGCGGCGGCGTGGTTGGGGCGCGAACTCTCCTGA
- a CDS encoding histidine phosphatase family protein yields MSELILVRHGQATPFEADTDRLSPLGEAQARAVGEWLVESGLEPTDVISGSLIRQRESARLASEAAGGSWPDPVTDPRLAEYDGDGLIRTLAPLLAARDPGFDALLRASEASREGLDRNRHLQRMLEPLAAAYLRGEVAHADVEPWAEFRARVHAFLRELLAGPSGRTVLAFTSGGVIGVTVAAVLRAPDESALTLNWRVRNGSLTRLTYGGGRASLDSFNETAHLNEALSSWR; encoded by the coding sequence ATGAGTGAACTTATCCTCGTGCGGCACGGGCAGGCCACCCCCTTCGAGGCCGACACCGACCGCCTTTCCCCGCTGGGCGAGGCGCAGGCCCGCGCCGTGGGCGAGTGGCTGGTCGAGTCTGGCCTGGAGCCCACCGACGTGATCTCCGGCTCCTTGATTCGCCAGCGAGAGAGCGCCCGCCTCGCCTCGGAAGCGGCGGGAGGGAGCTGGCCCGACCCTGTGACCGACCCCCGGCTGGCCGAGTACGACGGCGACGGCCTGATCCGCACCCTCGCACCCCTGCTGGCAGCCCGTGACCCCGGCTTCGACGCCCTGCTGCGGGCCTCTGAGGCTTCGCGGGAGGGGCTAGACCGCAACCGCCACCTTCAGCGGATGCTCGAACCCCTGGCGGCCGCTTACCTGCGCGGCGAGGTCGCGCACGCGGACGTGGAGCCGTGGGCGGAGTTCCGCGCCCGCGTCCACGCCTTCCTGCGCGAGTTGCTGGCGGGGCCGTCGGGCCGCACCGTGCTCGCCTTCACCTCGGGCGGCGTAATTGGCGTGACGGTGGCGGCGGTGCTCCGCGCCCCCGACGAGTCCGCCCTCACGCTGAACTGGCGCGTCCGCAACGGCAGCCTCACCCGCCTGACCTACGGCGGGGGCCGCGCCAGCCTCGATTCCTTCAATGAAACGGCCCACCTGAACGAAGCCCTCTCGTCCTGGCGCTAA